One Euphorbia lathyris chromosome 1, ddEupLath1.1, whole genome shotgun sequence DNA segment encodes these proteins:
- the LOC136203909 gene encoding F-box protein MAX2, translated as MAAAPATSINDIPDVILLNIFASISDTRTRNSVSLVSRKFLTLERGTRTSLILRGNARDLFMIPTCFRSVTHLDLSLLSPWGHSLLSSSDPLLLAYRLAVAFPLVTYLTVYARSPSSLQILLPKWPRLTRVNLIRWHQRPSLPHLGADFVPLFEHCQFLTSLDLSNFYYWTEDLPPVLQAYPHVSTSLTCLNLLTVSLTDGFKADEIRAITAACTNLTKFLVACMFDPSYLGFIGDDTLLAIAVNCPKLSLLHLVDTSSFGNTRSNPEDEGYSGEDAAVTAAGLIDFFGGLPLLEELVLGVCKNVRDTCVALEALNSRCPKLKVLMLEQFHGICMAIESQLDGIALCSGLKALSINKSADLTDMSLIEIGRGCCKLAKFEVEGCKKITIKGMRTMACLLHKTLVEVKISACKNLDAVASLQALEPVCHRIQTLHIDCIWRVPLQESEDGDVDVDVDDGYSISSKSKRIKYSDEGETCSFFMHNKTWDKLRFLSLWIGVGENLTPLPMAGLEDCPRLEEIRVRVEGDCRGWHKPSQRSFGLSCLVRYPCLSKMQLNCSDTIGFALTAPSGQMDLSLWERFFLNGIGSLNLIELDYWPPQDRDVNQRSLSLPGAGLLAECLALRKLFIHGTAHEHFMMFLLRIPNLRDVQLREDYYPAPENDMSTEMRVGSCSRFEDALNGRHILD; from the coding sequence ATGGCCGCCGCCCCCGCCACCTCCATCAACGATATCCCcgatgttattttattaaatatttttgcttCAATTTCAGATACACGAACAAGAAACTCGGTGAGTTTGGTTAGCCGGAAATTCCTAACCCTGGAAAGAGGTACACGCACTTCCCTTATTCTCCGTGGCAACGCTAGAGACCTTTTTATGATCCCTACTTGTTTCAGATCCGTTACTCATCTTGATCTTTCTTTACTCTCTCCTTGGGGTCATTCTTTGCTTTCTTCCTCTGATCCTCTCCTCCTCGCCTACCGTCTCGCCGTTGCTTTTCCCCTCGTTACTTATCTCACTGTCTATGCCCGATCTCCTTCTTCTCTTCAGATCCTCCTTCCTAAGTGGCCGCGACTCACTCGTGTCAACCTAATTCGCTGGCATCAACGCCCATCCTTGCCTCATTTGGGGGCTGATTTTGTTCCTTTATTCGAGCATTGTCAATTCCTTACTTCTCTCGATCTCTCCAATTTCTATTACTGGACTGAGGATTTACCTCCGGTTCTTCAAGCTTATCCTCATGTATCTACCTCATTGACTTGCTTAAATCTACTTACTGTTTCGCTCACTGATGGGTTTAAGGCAGATGAAATTCGAGCAATCACTGCTGCTTGCACCAATCTCACTAAGTTTCTTGTTGCTTGTATGTTCGATCCAAGCTACCTTGGATTTATCGGAGATGATACGCTGCTTGCTATTGCTGTTAACTGTCCCAAATTATCGCTTCTTCATCTGGTTGATACGTCATCGTTTGGGAACACGAGGAGTAATCCTGAAGACGAAGGGTACAGTGGGGAGGATGCTGCGGTTACTGCTGCtggtttgattgatttttttggGGGGCTTCCATTGCTTGAAGAGTTGGTTTTAGGCGTTTGTAAAAATGTTAGAGATACTTGTGTAGCTCTGGAAGCGCTTAATTCCAGGTGTCCTAAGCTCAAAGTGCTCATGTTAGAGCAGTTCCATGGCATATGTATGGCAATTGAGTCACAGCTTGATGGGATTGCTCTGTGTTCGGGGCTGAAAGCTTTGTCCATTAACAAATCGGCAGATTTGACAGATATGAGTTTGATTGAGATTGGTAGAGGATGTTGTAAATTGGCGAAGTTTGAAGTTGAAGGTTGCAAAAAGATTACAATCAAGGGGATGAGAACAATGGCTTGTTTGCTTCACAAGACTCTAGTAGAGGTGAAGATATCTGCTTGTAAGAATCTTGATGCTGTAGCATCTTTGCAAGCCCTGGAGCCTGTGTGCCACCGGATCCAAACTCTTCATATTGATTGTATTTGGAGGGTTCCTCTCCAAGAAAGTGAAGATGgtgatgttgatgttgatgttgatgATGGGTATTCCATTTCCAGCAAGAGTAAAAGAATCAAGTATTCTGATGAAGGAGAAACGTGCTCTTTTTTTATGCACAACAAGACTTGGGACAAACTCAGATTTCTCTCCCTCTGGATTGGTGTTGGTGAGAATCTAACTCCATTACCAATGGCCGGCCTTGAAGATTGTCCTCGTTTGGAGGAAATTCGGGTACGGGTAGAAGGGGATTGCAGGGGTTGGCATAAACCATCTCAACGTTCCTTTGGATTGAGCTGCCTTGTCCGTTATCCTTGTCTTTCAAAGATGCAATTGAATTGTAGTGACACAATAGGTTTTGCATTAACAGCTCCATCAGGACAAATGGATTTGAGCTTGTGGGAGAGATTTTTCTTGAATGGGATAGGCAGTTTGAATCTTATCGAGCTTGATTATTGGCCACCACAAGACAGAGACGTTAACCAGAGGAGTCTGTCTCTCCCAGGAGCTGGATTACTTGCAGAGTGTCTTGCACTCAGAAAGCTCTTTATCCATGGAACGGCACATGAGCATTTTATGATGTTTCTTCTCCGAATTCCAAATCTTAGGGATGTGCAACTCAGGGAAGACTACTATCCTGCTCCAGAGAATGACATGAGCACAGAGATGAGAGTGGGTTCTTGCAGTCGATTCGAAGATGCATTAAATGGTCGCCACATTCTCGACTGA